Proteins encoded within one genomic window of Paramisgurnus dabryanus chromosome 11, PD_genome_1.1, whole genome shotgun sequence:
- the atxn7l2b gene encoding ataxin-7-like protein 2b isoform X2, which translates to MVECSKIGKKRIETMTLKKEDMSIYGYCPAHDDFFLVVCCHCGQVVKPQAFERHCERRHGPFSKLYCPQSSCSPDRPHQGRPPSQHPGICVGQDKRCQDAGPPRVPPPHSPHQCRSTPQCDAHSPQLVDKIPNGVPPSPSNFSTISPMDTLWHQEPTPPKASSPAEKPLKKGLASHSPLHGPRTYSSRTYKKVLKKDCDLDKHCGVMDPERNKLCTRLLTCNIHSIHQRRQVAGRSKAFDQLVIELKMNSKPRERPPLPQEVSQPVNSGSQFTPLLHKCQITNSSILRSLTSSESGVDMEQKVMRSEDTLVESLSAVFSSDESDDENREEFAHLPASIWHPKPLGLCTFGARELGRSVLAFDRRLLHLRSAFAVMMEQHLSTFLWKKIPRESELCSYQPLVTTHSYNSHDATSISRPGHKASCLRTTTSGKSEPQGTKPLKKANSVSGPGRPRNPMGLTGKQSLQATFRELQETPTASKRLKSLQDDDSEQATILYTPRHKDQHPSLAKTAISSSHGPFNGSKPHLSVYGTEMRGLIEQSSTYVSTPITPSAPQESDKGLNQRTRRKRKTSCSSPPKITSCVPKSTIRSSLSKTHSSVVSWGEDARLGANSNSLPKKLGAQKPKLLH; encoded by the exons ACATGTCTATATATGGCTACTGCCCAGCACACGATGACTTCTTCTTGGTGGTGTGCTGTCACTGTGGTCAGGTGGTGAAACCACAGGCTTTTGAGAGGCATTGTGAGCGACGGCATGGCCCCTTTAGCAAGCTCTATTGCCCTCAATCCAGTTGCTCTCCAGACCGGCCCCACCAAGGGAGACCTCCCTCCCAGCACCCTGGCATTTGTGTGGGTCAAGACAAAAGGTGCCAGGATGCTGGACCTCCACGAGTCCCACCACCTCACTCTCCACACCAGTGCCGCTCCACACCACagtgtgatgcacatag TCCTCAACTGGTGGATAAAATTCCCAATGGAGTCCCTCCATCACCTTCAAATTTTTCCACCATTAGTCCCATGGACACACTTTGGCATCAGGAACCGACCCCACCAAAAGCATCTTCACCAGCTGAGAAACCCCTCAAGAAAGGATTGGCCTCTCATTCTCCCCTTCACGGACCAAGAACATACAGCAGCAGAACTTACAAAAAAGTCCTCA agaaAGATTGTGATTTGGACAAACACTGTGGGGTGATGGACCCTGAAAGAAATAAACTGTGCACCAGACTGCTTACATGCAAT ATTCATTCTATTCACCAGCGCCGACAAGTGGCAGGAAGGAGCAAAGCCTTTGACCAACTTGTAATTGAGCTAAAGATGAACTCAAAGCCTCGAGAGCGCCCCCCTCTACCCCAAGAGGTTTCCCAACCTGTGAACAGTGGGTCTCAGTTCACTCCTCTCCTCCACAAATGCCAAATAACAAACTCTTCTATTCTCAG GTCATTGACTTCATCAGAAAGTGGTGTAGATATGGAGCAGAAGGTCATGCGCTCTGAGGATACTCTGGTAGAGTCTCTCTCAGCGGTTTTCTCCAGTGATGAGAGTGATGATGAGAACCGTGAGGAATTTGCTCATCTACCTGCAAGCATCTGGCACCCCAAACCCCTAGGG CTATGTACTTTTGGGGCACGTGAACTCGGGCGTAGCGTGTTAGCGTTTGACCGAAGGCTGCTTCACCTGCGCTCAGCTTTCGCTGTCATGATGGAGCAGCACCTCAGCACTTTTTTGTGGAA GAAAATCCCTCGGGAGTCAGAACTATGCTCTTATCAACCCCTCGTCACCACACACAGCTACAATTCCCATGATGCCACTTCCATCTCACGACCCGGCCACAAAGCCTCTTGTCTCAGGACTACCACCTCAGGAAAATCAGAGCCCCAAGGCaccaaacctttaaaaaaagcCAACTCGGTCTCAGGCCCTGGTCGGCCCCGCAACCCTATGGGTCTGACCGGCAAGCAGTCTTTGCAGGCAACATTCAGGGAGCTTCAGGAGACTCCCACAGCCAGCAAGCGGCTAAAGTCTCTACAAGACGATGACTCTGAACAGGCCACCATCTTATACACCCCTCGCCACAAAGACCAGCACCCTTCTTTGGCCAAAACAGCAATTTCATCTTCACATGGCCCATTCAATGGCAGCAAACCACACCTATCAGTATATGGCACTGAAATGAGGGGGCTGATCGAGCAAAGTTCCACCTATGTGTCCACCCCCATCACCCCTTCTGCTCCCCAAGAATCTGATAAGGGACTGAATCAGAGGACTCGTAGAAAACGTAAAACCAGCTGTTCCTCTCCCCCCAAAATCACTTCTTGTGTCCCAAAATCCACCATTCGCTCCTCTCTCTCCAAAACTCACTCCAGTGTGGTGTCCTGGGGAGAGGATGCCAGACTGGGTGCAAACTCCAACAGTTTGCCAAAGAAACTTGGTGCACAGAAG CCAAAGCTTCTTCACTGA
- the atxn7l2b gene encoding ataxin-7-like protein 2b isoform X1, translating to MVAERARAETVMAALDRRISILDFVGQSWDSWIDKADVSILEGPSMVECSKIGKKRIETMTLKKEDMSIYGYCPAHDDFFLVVCCHCGQVVKPQAFERHCERRHGPFSKLYCPQSSCSPDRPHQGRPPSQHPGICVGQDKRCQDAGPPRVPPPHSPHQCRSTPQCDAHSPQLVDKIPNGVPPSPSNFSTISPMDTLWHQEPTPPKASSPAEKPLKKGLASHSPLHGPRTYSSRTYKKVLKKDCDLDKHCGVMDPERNKLCTRLLTCNIHSIHQRRQVAGRSKAFDQLVIELKMNSKPRERPPLPQEVSQPVNSGSQFTPLLHKCQITNSSILRSLTSSESGVDMEQKVMRSEDTLVESLSAVFSSDESDDENREEFAHLPASIWHPKPLGLCTFGARELGRSVLAFDRRLLHLRSAFAVMMEQHLSTFLWKKIPRESELCSYQPLVTTHSYNSHDATSISRPGHKASCLRTTTSGKSEPQGTKPLKKANSVSGPGRPRNPMGLTGKQSLQATFRELQETPTASKRLKSLQDDDSEQATILYTPRHKDQHPSLAKTAISSSHGPFNGSKPHLSVYGTEMRGLIEQSSTYVSTPITPSAPQESDKGLNQRTRRKRKTSCSSPPKITSCVPKSTIRSSLSKTHSSVVSWGEDARLGANSNSLPKKLGAQKPKLLH from the exons ACATGTCTATATATGGCTACTGCCCAGCACACGATGACTTCTTCTTGGTGGTGTGCTGTCACTGTGGTCAGGTGGTGAAACCACAGGCTTTTGAGAGGCATTGTGAGCGACGGCATGGCCCCTTTAGCAAGCTCTATTGCCCTCAATCCAGTTGCTCTCCAGACCGGCCCCACCAAGGGAGACCTCCCTCCCAGCACCCTGGCATTTGTGTGGGTCAAGACAAAAGGTGCCAGGATGCTGGACCTCCACGAGTCCCACCACCTCACTCTCCACACCAGTGCCGCTCCACACCACagtgtgatgcacatag TCCTCAACTGGTGGATAAAATTCCCAATGGAGTCCCTCCATCACCTTCAAATTTTTCCACCATTAGTCCCATGGACACACTTTGGCATCAGGAACCGACCCCACCAAAAGCATCTTCACCAGCTGAGAAACCCCTCAAGAAAGGATTGGCCTCTCATTCTCCCCTTCACGGACCAAGAACATACAGCAGCAGAACTTACAAAAAAGTCCTCA agaaAGATTGTGATTTGGACAAACACTGTGGGGTGATGGACCCTGAAAGAAATAAACTGTGCACCAGACTGCTTACATGCAAT ATTCATTCTATTCACCAGCGCCGACAAGTGGCAGGAAGGAGCAAAGCCTTTGACCAACTTGTAATTGAGCTAAAGATGAACTCAAAGCCTCGAGAGCGCCCCCCTCTACCCCAAGAGGTTTCCCAACCTGTGAACAGTGGGTCTCAGTTCACTCCTCTCCTCCACAAATGCCAAATAACAAACTCTTCTATTCTCAG GTCATTGACTTCATCAGAAAGTGGTGTAGATATGGAGCAGAAGGTCATGCGCTCTGAGGATACTCTGGTAGAGTCTCTCTCAGCGGTTTTCTCCAGTGATGAGAGTGATGATGAGAACCGTGAGGAATTTGCTCATCTACCTGCAAGCATCTGGCACCCCAAACCCCTAGGG CTATGTACTTTTGGGGCACGTGAACTCGGGCGTAGCGTGTTAGCGTTTGACCGAAGGCTGCTTCACCTGCGCTCAGCTTTCGCTGTCATGATGGAGCAGCACCTCAGCACTTTTTTGTGGAA GAAAATCCCTCGGGAGTCAGAACTATGCTCTTATCAACCCCTCGTCACCACACACAGCTACAATTCCCATGATGCCACTTCCATCTCACGACCCGGCCACAAAGCCTCTTGTCTCAGGACTACCACCTCAGGAAAATCAGAGCCCCAAGGCaccaaacctttaaaaaaagcCAACTCGGTCTCAGGCCCTGGTCGGCCCCGCAACCCTATGGGTCTGACCGGCAAGCAGTCTTTGCAGGCAACATTCAGGGAGCTTCAGGAGACTCCCACAGCCAGCAAGCGGCTAAAGTCTCTACAAGACGATGACTCTGAACAGGCCACCATCTTATACACCCCTCGCCACAAAGACCAGCACCCTTCTTTGGCCAAAACAGCAATTTCATCTTCACATGGCCCATTCAATGGCAGCAAACCACACCTATCAGTATATGGCACTGAAATGAGGGGGCTGATCGAGCAAAGTTCCACCTATGTGTCCACCCCCATCACCCCTTCTGCTCCCCAAGAATCTGATAAGGGACTGAATCAGAGGACTCGTAGAAAACGTAAAACCAGCTGTTCCTCTCCCCCCAAAATCACTTCTTGTGTCCCAAAATCCACCATTCGCTCCTCTCTCTCCAAAACTCACTCCAGTGTGGTGTCCTGGGGAGAGGATGCCAGACTGGGTGCAAACTCCAACAGTTTGCCAAAGAAACTTGGTGCACAGAAG CCAAAGCTTCTTCACTGA